A region of Pseudanabaena sp. BC1403 DNA encodes the following proteins:
- a CDS encoding TylF/MycF family methyltransferase, with translation MLKSIVKKILNFSGYDLVKKSRNNQDFLLPNQFPDFSQSDLEIIKLIKPFTMTSPERLYALIKAIEYISNNNIRGDIVECGVWKGGSMMAIAHTLLRMNDINRNLYLFDTFEGMTPPSQEDLSFTNDNALQLLQDSNKEDQTSIWCYASLEEVMTNLHSTGYASDKIYFIKGEVEKTIPEKAPDQIAVLRLDTDWYESTRHELENLFPRLVPGGVIIIDDYGYWKGCRKATDEYISNNKVQILLNRIDFTGRIGIKL, from the coding sequence ATGCTAAAATCTATTGTCAAAAAAATATTAAACTTTAGTGGATATGATTTAGTTAAAAAAAGTAGAAACAACCAAGATTTTTTGCTTCCAAATCAATTTCCTGATTTTAGCCAATCAGATCTAGAAATTATTAAACTCATTAAACCTTTTACGATGACTAGTCCTGAGCGACTTTATGCTTTAATAAAGGCAATTGAATATATTAGCAATAATAATATCAGAGGAGATATTGTTGAATGTGGTGTCTGGAAAGGAGGCAGTATGATGGCTATCGCTCATACACTTCTCAGAATGAACGATATAAATCGCAATCTTTATCTATTTGATACTTTTGAGGGGATGACACCTCCGAGTCAAGAAGATCTGTCATTTACAAATGATAATGCTCTACAACTTCTACAAGATAGTAATAAAGAAGATCAAACATCTATTTGGTGTTATGCGTCTTTAGAAGAAGTTATGACCAATTTACATTCAACTGGGTATGCTTCAGACAAGATTTATTTTATTAAAGGAGAAGTCGAAAAGACAATTCCTGAAAAAGCACCCGATCAAATTGCGGTACTTCGGCTAGACACAGATTGGTATGAATCAACTCGTCATGAGCTGGAAAATTTATTTCCCCGTTTAGTTCCAGGAGGAGTAATCATAATTGATGACTATGGATATTGGAAAGGATGTCGGAAAGCTACTGATGAATATATTTCAAATAATAAAGTACAGATTCTATTAAATCGGATAGACTTTACTGGAAGAATTGGGATAAAACTTTGA
- a CDS encoding hemolytic protein HlpA-like protein: MANLNTPVVFIIFNRPDLSQIVFESIRLAQPKQLFVIADGARFPEEFEKCKQTREIIKQVDWDCQVLTNYSDINLGCRQRVSSGINWVFEHVEEAIILEDDCLPHPSFFRYCQELLEHYREDERIWCISGDNFQDGQWRGNGSYYFSNYNHCWGWASWRRAWQHYDHDLSNWQTVRDSHYLRSILDSELEIKYWCDIFDKLDKFGQPNSWAYPWTFTCWQNSGLTILPNVNLVSNIGFRSDGTHITGDSKLANLPVKDIGKIYHPSFLVRDRTADEYTFDHVFGGITMKELALKNNTFKGKLINKLRALKSNLKSLKKHIKQ; the protein is encoded by the coding sequence ATGGCAAATCTAAATACTCCAGTAGTTTTTATAATCTTCAATCGCCCAGATTTGTCTCAAATAGTATTCGAATCTATTCGACTAGCACAACCTAAACAACTATTTGTAATTGCTGATGGTGCTAGGTTTCCAGAAGAATTTGAAAAATGTAAACAAACTAGAGAAATTATTAAACAAGTAGATTGGGATTGTCAGGTTCTAACCAATTATTCTGACATCAATTTAGGATGCCGCCAAAGAGTATCAAGTGGAATCAACTGGGTATTTGAACATGTCGAAGAAGCAATTATTTTAGAAGATGATTGCTTGCCACATCCTTCTTTTTTTAGATATTGTCAAGAGTTACTAGAGCATTATCGCGAAGATGAACGGATCTGGTGCATTAGTGGCGATAATTTTCAAGATGGACAATGGCGTGGCAATGGGAGCTATTATTTCTCTAACTATAACCACTGCTGGGGCTGGGCAAGTTGGCGACGAGCTTGGCAACACTACGACCATGATTTATCGAACTGGCAAACAGTTAGAGATAGTCATTATCTAAGAAGTATTTTAGATAGTGAATTAGAGATAAAATATTGGTGTGATATCTTTGATAAATTAGATAAGTTTGGTCAGCCTAACTCTTGGGCTTATCCTTGGACTTTTACTTGCTGGCAAAATAGTGGGCTAACGATATTGCCAAATGTTAACTTAGTTTCAAATATTGGCTTTCGTAGTGATGGGACTCATATTACAGGAGATTCAAAGCTTGCTAATTTACCAGTTAAAGATATTGGTAAAATTTATCATCCATCTTTTTTAGTACGCGATCGCACTGCTGATGAATATACTTTTGATCATGTTTTTGGCGGTATAACTATGAAAGAATTGGCTCTGAAAAATAATACTTTTAAAGGCAAATTGATAAATAAATTACGGGCTTTAAAAAGCAACCTAAAATCATTAAAAAAACATATAAAGCAATGA
- a CDS encoding ABC transporter ATP-binding protein, with amino-acid sequence MSDVVIRVENLSKKYIIGHQKQESYTSFRDVLSNGAKSLWHGLTSVCTANLDDRSEEFWALKDVSFEIKQGDRVGIIGRNGAGKSTLLKILSRITEPTSGKISIKGRVASLLEVGTGFHPELTGRENIYLNGAILGMDRSEIKKKFDEIVAFAEVEKFLDTPVKRYSSGMYVRLAFAVAAHLEPEILIVDEVLAVGDAQFQKKCLGKMEDVAEKEGRTVLFVSHQMASIQKLCQRSIWLDQGQVVSDDTTQLVINNYLNNSSGLSKISLRDRKDRKGDGKIRFTSVHFQNQMGENTTCFYSGQNVRILLFFTNNTQKRLNNLNIALAIDNQTGERITHLSTDVICSDLSNFGGDTDCIAVEINKLPLTSGSYGFTLFSTVNGVIADWILNAGLFEVEQGDFYGTGKLPPLMQGNFLVDYQFKTLLVNLSQINVSA; translated from the coding sequence ATGTCTGATGTCGTAATTCGGGTCGAAAATTTAAGTAAAAAGTACATTATTGGTCACCAAAAGCAAGAAAGTTATACGTCTTTCCGCGATGTGCTCTCTAATGGGGCAAAGTCTCTTTGGCATGGATTGACAAGCGTTTGCACAGCAAACCTTGACGATCGCAGTGAAGAGTTCTGGGCACTCAAAGATGTGTCCTTTGAAATTAAGCAAGGCGATCGCGTTGGCATCATCGGACGTAACGGCGCAGGCAAATCCACCCTCCTCAAAATCCTCAGTCGCATCACCGAACCCACCTCTGGCAAAATCTCCATCAAAGGTAGAGTTGCCAGTCTTTTAGAGGTTGGTACAGGTTTCCATCCAGAATTAACTGGTCGCGAAAATATTTATCTTAACGGCGCAATTTTGGGAATGGATAGATCAGAGATCAAGAAAAAATTTGACGAAATAGTTGCCTTTGCGGAAGTGGAAAAATTTTTAGATACACCAGTAAAGCGTTATTCCTCAGGAATGTATGTACGCTTGGCTTTTGCAGTAGCAGCACATCTAGAGCCAGAGATTTTAATTGTTGATGAAGTATTAGCAGTAGGAGATGCTCAGTTTCAAAAGAAGTGTTTAGGAAAGATGGAAGATGTCGCCGAAAAAGAAGGACGAACTGTTTTATTTGTGAGTCATCAAATGGCATCAATTCAAAAGCTTTGCCAAAGGTCTATTTGGCTAGATCAAGGACAGGTAGTCAGTGATGATACAACGCAACTAGTTATTAACAATTACCTCAACAACTCTTCAGGTTTATCAAAAATCTCTCTAAGAGATAGAAAAGATAGAAAAGGAGATGGTAAAATTAGATTTACATCAGTGCATTTTCAAAATCAAATGGGAGAAAATACAACCTGTTTTTATAGTGGTCAAAATGTAAGGATATTACTTTTTTTCACAAACAACACTCAAAAAAGGTTAAATAATTTAAATATTGCATTAGCTATTGACAACCAAACTGGAGAAAGAATCACTCATCTTAGTACAGATGTAATATGCTCAGATTTGTCTAATTTTGGCGGTGATACAGATTGTATTGCTGTAGAAATAAATAAACTGCCTTTGACATCTGGAAGCTACGGATTTACTCTCTTCAGCACAGTCAACGGGGTAATTGCTGATTGGATTTTAAATGCTGGTTTGTTTGAGGTAGAACAAGGGGATTTCTATGGGACAGGGAAATTGCCTCCGCTAATGCAGGGAAATTTTTTAGTTGATTATCAATTCAAAACTTTGCTGGTAAATTTAAGTCAAATTAATGTCTCAGCTTAA
- a CDS encoding DevA family ABC transporter ATP-binding protein, producing the protein MLGTFSDPTTQSLPPSVEPSVQIRNLNFHYGEGDLFKQVLFDINLEIYPGQIVILTGPSGSGKTTLLTLIGALRTIQDGSLQVLGQELKGLNPKKLVQVRKNIGFIFQAHNLFYSLSARQNVMMSTDLFAHEGGNAMAANQAAEILTQLGLGERIDYKPHALSGGQKQRVAIARALVNRPNLILADEPTAALDKKSGRDVVTLMQKMAKEENITILMVTHDNRILDVADRIINLVDGNLESDNVMNDFLANRDASGVDSRTFML; encoded by the coding sequence ATGCTCGGCACTTTTTCCGATCCTACAACACAGTCCCTGCCTCCAAGCGTCGAGCCATCGGTACAAATCCGTAATTTAAATTTCCACTACGGCGAAGGGGATCTATTTAAGCAGGTTTTATTTGATATCAATCTAGAGATCTACCCTGGTCAGATTGTGATCCTCACTGGCCCATCTGGCTCAGGCAAGACTACACTTCTTACTTTAATCGGTGCTTTACGAACGATCCAAGATGGCAGTCTCCAAGTTTTGGGTCAGGAGCTGAAAGGGCTAAATCCTAAAAAGCTGGTACAAGTTCGCAAAAATATTGGGTTTATCTTTCAAGCGCATAATCTTTTTTATTCCTTGTCAGCAAGACAAAATGTCATGATGTCTACGGATCTATTTGCCCATGAGGGTGGCAATGCAATGGCGGCTAATCAGGCTGCTGAAATTTTGACTCAGCTTGGATTGGGTGAGAGGATTGACTATAAGCCCCATGCTTTGTCGGGTGGGCAAAAACAACGGGTCGCGATCGCAAGGGCTTTGGTCAATCGTCCGAATTTAATCCTTGCCGATGAGCCAACGGCGGCGCTAGATAAAAAATCTGGGCGTGATGTGGTGACGCTGATGCAAAAAATGGCAAAGGAGGAAAACATCACTATTTTGATGGTGACCCATGATAACCGTATCCTTGATGTTGCCGATCGCATTATTAACTTGGTGGACGGCAATTTAGAATCTGACAATGTGATGAATGATTTTCTGGCGAATCGCGATGCTTCAGGTGTTGATTCGCGTACATTTATGTTGTAG
- a CDS encoding TldD/PmbA family protein: MGRHLEEQAVEHVLEASFYQLADRLIDSLHHGEHLTINLESERSQFTRFNHAKVRQSGVVADGNVTILLIYNQREAFAKFPFTGDREIDMAYAIANLEYLRQEVAQIPENPYLVLPENQGSSREVYQGNLLNPEDAIATILAPVNNVDFTGFYASGSIIRANANSAGQRHWFATDSFFVDYSMFVQTDSGEKAVKGIYAGKDWEAEAYNLQINRSQQQLVALQKPSKTLERGQYRTYFAPAASSELLGFLTWSAGESGLQQSSSALLKLKNQERTLSPLLSISENFTYGNVPRFNDLGEVAPEYLSIIAEGKLVNTLVSSRSAKEYGKVANGADEGESMRSPEVTAGNLAESDILKQLDTGLYLSNLHYLNWSDRSGGRITGMTRYACFWVENGEFIAPIENLRFDDSIYDFLGENLEAFTDFREFIPNTGTYETRSLGSILVPGMLVKDFTFTL, translated from the coding sequence ATGGGCAGACATCTAGAAGAACAAGCTGTAGAACATGTACTAGAAGCGTCATTTTATCAACTTGCCGATCGCTTGATTGATAGTCTGCATCATGGTGAACATTTAACGATTAACTTAGAGAGTGAGCGTAGTCAATTCACTAGATTTAACCATGCTAAAGTCCGACAGTCAGGAGTGGTCGCCGATGGGAATGTGACTATTTTGCTAATTTATAATCAGCGTGAAGCTTTTGCTAAGTTTCCGTTTACAGGCGATCGCGAAATTGATATGGCTTATGCGATCGCTAATCTTGAATATCTCAGGCAAGAAGTTGCTCAGATCCCCGAAAATCCTTATCTAGTCCTTCCTGAGAACCAAGGCTCAAGTCGTGAGGTTTATCAAGGTAATTTGTTAAATCCAGAAGATGCGATCGCTACAATTCTCGCGCCAGTGAATAATGTTGACTTTACAGGCTTCTATGCTTCAGGTTCGATAATTCGGGCTAATGCTAACTCCGCAGGTCAAAGACATTGGTTTGCGACGGATTCTTTTTTTGTTGATTATTCGATGTTTGTCCAGACGGATTCTGGCGAAAAAGCGGTTAAGGGTATTTATGCTGGCAAAGATTGGGAAGCAGAGGCTTATAACTTACAGATTAATCGCTCTCAGCAACAATTAGTAGCCTTGCAAAAGCCAAGTAAAACGTTAGAGCGTGGTCAGTACCGTACTTACTTTGCACCTGCGGCTTCATCGGAGCTATTGGGCTTTTTGACTTGGAGTGCGGGGGAGTCAGGTTTGCAGCAAAGTAGTAGTGCTCTTTTAAAATTGAAAAATCAAGAAAGAACTCTATCACCATTGCTGTCCATTAGTGAAAACTTCACCTATGGAAATGTGCCTCGTTTTAACGATTTAGGAGAAGTTGCTCCAGAATATTTATCTATTATTGCTGAAGGGAAGCTGGTTAACACATTGGTGAGTTCACGCAGTGCGAAGGAATATGGCAAGGTCGCCAATGGTGCTGATGAAGGTGAGTCGATGCGATCGCCTGAAGTTACCGCTGGAAATTTAGCCGAGTCCGACATTCTCAAACAGTTAGATACGGGACTCTATCTATCAAATTTGCATTATCTCAATTGGAGCGATCGCAGTGGCGGTAGAATTACTGGGATGACTCGCTATGCTTGCTTCTGGGTTGAGAATGGTGAGTTTATCGCTCCCATTGAGAATCTACGTTTTGATGATAGTATCTATGACTTTCTTGGCGAAAATCTCGAAGCTTTTACCGATTTTCGTGAGTTTATTCCTAATACTGGCACGTATGAAACGCGATCGCTTGGCAGTATTCTCGTCCCAGGAATGCTAGTCAAAGACTTTACCTTCACCCTCTAA
- a CDS encoding lipid-A-disaccharide synthase-related protein has translation MTSIPKRVLFISNGHGEDLNACEVLKALRQKYPEVETIALPIVGEGNAYRRAGVAIATQTKVLPSGGFAYMSVQKQIADFQSGLINLTWQQIKAARECGKTCDFVFATGDVVPALFAYLTGLPYALFLVSSSAFYENRYVPRWLQALMMRSRRCQQILTRDAYSAELIRKRGYQNTNFVGYPIMDVLEPTGKDLALNPDVPAIALLSGSRLPEAAENLVLQLRLCVAIAQEFAPNPVQFRAAIVPSVAPQLPELAAQAGWQYADGKMYLTKTNISVLCFSDAFADILHHCDLAIGMAGTAVEQMVGLGKPVIQIMGNGPQFSYRFANAQERLLGLSVQTIGKEPATSKILQEAAQCVKRTLSDRGYLERCRQNGMERVGAKGGSERLADVIAQILAKSC, from the coding sequence GTGACTTCAATCCCCAAACGAGTTTTATTTATTAGTAACGGTCACGGTGAAGACCTAAATGCTTGTGAAGTTCTCAAAGCTTTAAGGCAAAAATATCCAGAGGTAGAGACGATCGCATTGCCGATTGTTGGTGAAGGGAATGCCTATCGTCGGGCTGGTGTAGCGATCGCTACTCAGACAAAAGTCTTGCCATCGGGGGGATTTGCCTATATGAGTGTGCAGAAGCAGATTGCAGATTTCCAATCTGGATTGATTAATCTGACTTGGCAACAAATTAAGGCGGCGAGAGAATGTGGCAAAACTTGCGATTTTGTGTTTGCGACAGGTGATGTTGTGCCTGCGCTATTTGCCTATTTAACGGGGTTGCCCTATGCCTTATTTTTAGTGTCATCATCAGCATTTTACGAAAACCGTTATGTTCCTCGTTGGTTGCAAGCCCTAATGATGCGATCGCGCCGATGTCAGCAAATTTTGACCCGCGATGCCTATAGTGCAGAACTGATTAGAAAAAGAGGTTATCAGAATACAAATTTTGTTGGCTATCCGATTATGGATGTATTGGAACCGACAGGCAAAGATTTAGCTTTGAATCCTGATGTCCCTGCGATCGCCTTACTGTCAGGAAGTCGGTTGCCAGAAGCTGCCGAGAATCTAGTATTACAGTTACGCTTATGTGTAGCGATCGCTCAAGAATTCGCTCCCAATCCTGTACAATTTCGAGCTGCGATCGTCCCAAGTGTTGCTCCCCAATTACCTGAACTAGCTGCTCAAGCTGGTTGGCAATATGCTGATGGCAAGATGTACCTTACAAAAACAAACATCAGTGTTCTTTGTTTTAGTGATGCGTTTGCGGATATTTTGCATCATTGTGATTTAGCGATCGGCATGGCGGGAACTGCTGTCGAGCAGATGGTTGGGTTGGGAAAACCTGTAATTCAAATCATGGGAAATGGCCCCCAATTTTCCTATCGCTTTGCGAATGCACAGGAACGTTTGTTAGGTTTGTCAGTACAAACGATTGGGAAGGAACCAGCTACTTCAAAAATATTGCAGGAAGCGGCGCAATGTGTGAAGCGAACTCTTAGCGATCGCGGTTATTTGGAACGTTGCAGACAAAATGGAATGGAACGGGTTGGCGCAAAAGGTGGTTCTGAGAGATTGGCTGATGTGATCGCGCAAATATTGGCAAAGTCTTGTTAA
- a CDS encoding class I SAM-dependent methyltransferase → MTTILRDWSYRYQWFYDTVSALAAISVGGEKRFHRLFLKDLSINPEAKVLDLCCGAGQATRELVNHFHDVTGLDASPIAIKRAKQNVPQAEYVESFAEKMPFSNRTFDLVLTNTAMHEMDSEQLQQIIQEVHRILTPEGQFIIIDFHRPINPLFWLPIATFLWLFETETAWQLLKTDLPQLLSKSGFTVESCQLYAGGSLQVLRSRK, encoded by the coding sequence ATGACCACGATTTTACGTGACTGGAGCTATCGCTATCAATGGTTTTATGACACTGTATCTGCACTGGCGGCGATTAGTGTTGGTGGGGAAAAGCGATTTCATCGTTTGTTTTTAAAAGATTTATCCATTAATCCTGAAGCCAAAGTTCTTGACCTTTGTTGTGGTGCAGGACAGGCGACAAGAGAGCTAGTTAACCATTTCCATGATGTGACGGGCTTAGATGCCTCACCGATCGCAATTAAACGCGCCAAGCAAAATGTGCCCCAAGCTGAGTATGTAGAGTCTTTCGCAGAAAAAATGCCTTTTAGCAATCGCACTTTTGATCTGGTACTCACGAATACAGCTATGCATGAGATGGATTCAGAGCAGTTGCAGCAAATCATTCAAGAAGTACATCGGATTTTGACACCTGAAGGACAATTTATCATTATTGATTTTCATCGTCCGATTAATCCCTTGTTTTGGCTACCTATTGCGACTTTCCTCTGGCTATTTGAGACAGAAACTGCATGGCAATTACTTAAAACCGATCTGCCACAGCTTTTAAGTAAATCTGGATTTACAGTTGAGTCTTGCCAACTTTATGCTGGTGGCAGTTTACAAGTTTTGCGATCAAGAAAATAA
- a CDS encoding thioesterase family protein, giving the protein MNQPFVYDRTIHFRDTDAAGVVYFANGLSICHEAYEASLAASGIEVQSFFRGGAIAVPITHASIDFFKPMFCGDRIVVSLVKTLLSPESFQIEYQLFFDIESVEKKAIARALTKHVCIDSITRKRCNLAQELMKWIELN; this is encoded by the coding sequence ATGAATCAACCCTTTGTTTACGATCGCACAATTCATTTTCGAGATACCGATGCGGCTGGAGTGGTCTATTTTGCCAATGGATTATCTATTTGTCATGAAGCATACGAAGCTTCGTTAGCAGCATCGGGAATTGAAGTTCAATCTTTTTTTCGAGGTGGTGCGATCGCAGTGCCGATTACCCATGCAAGTATTGATTTTTTTAAGCCAATGTTCTGTGGCGATCGCATTGTGGTTTCTTTAGTAAAAACCTTGCTAAGTCCCGAATCTTTTCAGATTGAATATCAGTTGTTTTTTGATATAGAAAGTGTCGAAAAAAAGGCGATCGCTAGAGCCTTAACTAAACATGTTTGTATTGATTCCATCACTCGAAAGCGGTGTAATCTAGCCCAAGAACTCATGAAATGGATTGAATTGAATTAA
- the aroF gene encoding 3-deoxy-7-phosphoheptulonate synthase, with the protein MIVVTKIGTPAEEVGRICEELSSWGLSPEKIVGKHKVVLGLVGETANLDLHRIEELSPWIETVLRVERPFKRASREYRQNESSVVIVPTPNGDIAIGENHPLVTVAGPCSVENEEMIVETAMRVKAAGANFLRGGAYKPRTSPYAFQGHGESALSLLAAARAASGLGIITEVMDTADIDKIAEVADVLQIGARNMQNFSLLKQVGKQNKPILLKRGLAATIDDWLMAAEYILAEGNPNVILCERGIRTFDREYTRNTLDLSAIPVLRKLTHLPIMIDPSHGTGWSEYVPSMSLAAIAAGVDSLMIEVHPNPKKALSDGPQSLTFDDFDKLMIKINRMAQVMERA; encoded by the coding sequence GTGATCGTAGTAACCAAGATTGGTACACCCGCAGAAGAAGTGGGGCGGATCTGCGAAGAACTATCTAGTTGGGGATTATCGCCAGAGAAAATTGTGGGAAAACATAAAGTTGTGTTGGGACTAGTTGGTGAGACAGCCAATCTTGACCTGCATCGTATCGAAGAACTAAGCCCTTGGATTGAGACAGTTTTGCGGGTGGAACGCCCATTTAAACGCGCTAGTCGTGAATATCGCCAAAATGAATCAAGCGTGGTGATTGTACCTACGCCTAATGGTGATATTGCGATCGGCGAAAATCATCCTTTAGTGACAGTCGCGGGGCCCTGCTCTGTTGAGAACGAAGAAATGATTGTGGAAACGGCGATGCGCGTGAAGGCTGCTGGGGCAAATTTTTTACGTGGTGGAGCCTATAAGCCACGTACATCGCCCTATGCTTTTCAGGGGCATGGTGAGAGCGCACTATCTCTATTAGCTGCGGCTCGTGCGGCAAGTGGATTGGGTATTATCACAGAGGTAATGGATACTGCCGATATTGATAAAATTGCCGAAGTTGCGGATGTGTTGCAAATTGGCGCGAGAAATATGCAGAATTTCTCATTGCTAAAGCAAGTGGGTAAACAGAATAAGCCAATTCTTCTCAAGCGTGGATTAGCTGCTACGATTGATGATTGGTTAATGGCAGCAGAATATATTCTCGCAGAGGGAAATCCTAATGTGATTCTTTGCGAACGTGGGATTAGAACTTTCGATCGCGAATATACCCGTAACACTCTCGACTTATCCGCAATTCCTGTATTACGCAAACTAACACATTTGCCGATCATGATCGATCCTAGTCATGGTACAGGTTGGTCAGAGTATGTGCCATCAATGAGTTTGGCTGCGATCGCAGCGGGTGTTGATTCCCTAATGATCGAGGTTCATCCGAATCCGAAGAAAGCCTTGTCTGATGGACCTCAGTCGCTCACTTTCGATGATTTTGATAAGCTCATGATTAAAATCAATCGCATGGCACAAGTAATGGAACGGGCATAA
- the argH gene encoding argininosuccinate lyase, which yields MSQPTAPQPWSQRFETALHPAIARFNASISFDINLIEYDITGSQAHSRMLAKVGIISAEEGEMLVNGLEQIRQEYRSGNFNPGIDAEDVHFAVERRLTELIGDVGKKVHTARSRNDQVATDVRLYLRDQIRKIQTDIRTWQQTLVNKAEQYVETFIPGYTHLQRAQPISLAHHLLAYFEMAQRDWTRLDEIYQRVNVCPLGSGALAGTPHPIDRHYTAELLDFGSVGRNSLDGVSDRDFAVEFLCASSLIMVHLSRLSEEVILWSSQEFSFVKLSDRVSTGSSIMPQKKNPDVPELVRGKTGRVFGHLQGLLTIIKGLPLAYNKDMQEDKEGIFDAVVTVRACLEAMTILIDEGIEFQTKRLAEAVAEDFSNATDVADYLASKGVPFREAYQLVGKLVKTCTSEGILLKDLSVERWKTFHPQFESDIVQAIAPAQVVKVRNSYGGTGFDQVRIQLEAAKKLIA from the coding sequence ATGAGCCAGCCAACAGCCCCCCAACCTTGGAGTCAGCGTTTCGAGACAGCGCTGCATCCTGCGATCGCTAGATTTAATGCCAGCATTAGTTTTGACATTAATTTAATTGAATATGACATCACAGGATCGCAAGCGCATTCACGGATGTTAGCGAAAGTAGGGATCATCAGCGCCGAAGAAGGGGAAATGCTTGTTAATGGTTTAGAGCAGATCCGCCAAGAATATCGATCTGGAAATTTTAATCCTGGTATTGATGCTGAGGATGTACATTTTGCGGTAGAGCGTCGCCTGACTGAGTTGATCGGTGATGTCGGCAAAAAAGTACATACAGCGCGATCGCGTAATGATCAAGTCGCGACCGATGTTCGTTTATATTTGCGCGACCAGATTCGCAAAATCCAGACAGACATTAGGACTTGGCAGCAAACTTTGGTGAATAAAGCCGAGCAGTATGTCGAGACGTTCATCCCAGGATATACCCATCTGCAACGCGCCCAGCCGATTAGCCTCGCCCATCATCTCCTTGCTTATTTTGAGATGGCTCAGCGCGACTGGACAAGATTAGATGAAATTTATCAAAGAGTAAATGTTTGTCCGCTTGGTTCGGGTGCATTAGCAGGCACGCCCCACCCAATCGATCGCCATTACACCGCTGAACTTTTAGATTTTGGTTCCGTGGGACGTAATAGCCTTGATGGAGTCTCAGACCGCGACTTTGCCGTAGAATTTCTCTGCGCGTCGAGCTTGATCATGGTGCATCTTAGCCGCCTATCTGAAGAAGTAATTCTTTGGTCATCGCAGGAATTTAGCTTTGTAAAACTTAGCGATCGCGTTAGCACTGGCTCCAGCATCATGCCCCAGAAGAAAAATCCTGACGTTCCTGAATTGGTACGTGGTAAAACAGGTCGTGTATTTGGACATTTGCAAGGTCTACTGACAATTATTAAGGGCTTGCCTCTGGCTTATAACAAGGATATGCAAGAAGATAAGGAAGGTATCTTTGACGCAGTAGTCACCGTTCGCGCCTGCTTGGAAGCGATGACAATTTTGATCGATGAAGGCATCGAATTTCAGACCAAACGTCTTGCAGAAGCCGTAGCTGAGGACTTCTCGAATGCGACTGATGTTGCCGATTATCTTGCATCTAAAGGAGTTCCTTTCCGTGAGGCATATCAATTGGTTGGGAAGTTGGTAAAAACCTGTACCAGTGAAGGGATTTTGCTCAAGGATCTATCCGTTGAACGCTGGAAGACTTTTCATCCTCAGTTTGAGTCGGATATTGTACAGGCGATCGCGCCTGCACAGGTAGTCAAGGTTCGTAATAGCTACGGTGGAACTGGCTTCGATCAAGTCAGAATCCAATTAGAAGCAGCCAAAAAACTTATTGCTTAA
- a CDS encoding 2TM domain-containing protein yields MPKLLKPPDPNDPEYQTLELSVNFYLHLAIYSACMTCMWFIQSITEKIWIWSVWLAVIWGIIVTVHSIWVLYKEKQIQKVQ; encoded by the coding sequence ATGCCCAAGCTATTAAAGCCACCAGATCCTAACGATCCTGAATATCAAACCCTCGAACTCAGTGTTAACTTTTATCTGCACCTTGCCATCTATTCGGCTTGCATGACCTGTATGTGGTTTATTCAATCTATTACCGAAAAAATCTGGATCTGGTCAGTTTGGCTAGCCGTGATCTGGGGAATAATTGTCACAGTGCATAGTATTTGGGTTTTGTATAAGGAAAAGCAGATCCAGAAAGTTCAATAG